A DNA window from Paraflavitalea devenefica contains the following coding sequences:
- a CDS encoding FecR family protein, with translation MTSERLATLIDKYLSNTASPEEEQELTAWYQAANEQEVQWPVADEQEATALKAKLLNRLQQAMHPAQATIPSIPFYRKMKWQAAAAIGLLISAGAWLWFSRSPQTGPVAINKTNTTVPIVPGGNKAILTLADGSTIILDSAANGMLSQQGSTKILKTNSGRLAYSPSTGESQGEIAYNTVSTPRGGQYEIILPDGSHVWLNAASSLRFPAAFSGKERTVELTGEAYFEVAKNPSQPFKVFLPPLQGPPGGAVEVLGTHFNINAYHDEANIKTTLLEGSVKIEAGGQTSDFRPQTSTILKPGQQAQISDNSSSIRVIPDIDTEEAIAWKNGKFQFNQADIRTVMRQIARWYDVEVVYEGTVSAEKFEGEIPRNSTLAEVFKILEISAVHFKTEGRKIIVMP, from the coding sequence ATGACTTCCGAACGGCTCGCTACCTTAATTGATAAATACCTAAGCAATACTGCTTCCCCGGAGGAAGAGCAGGAACTCACGGCCTGGTACCAGGCTGCCAATGAACAGGAAGTGCAATGGCCGGTAGCCGATGAACAGGAAGCTACAGCGCTGAAGGCGAAGCTGTTGAACCGCTTGCAGCAGGCGATGCACCCTGCACAGGCTACCATACCTTCAATCCCCTTTTACCGCAAAATGAAATGGCAGGCTGCCGCAGCCATCGGGCTACTTATCAGTGCAGGCGCCTGGCTATGGTTCAGTCGTTCTCCGCAAACCGGTCCTGTTGCAATCAATAAAACAAATACCACAGTTCCCATTGTGCCCGGTGGTAATAAAGCCATACTCACCCTGGCCGATGGCAGTACCATTATATTAGACAGTGCAGCCAATGGCATGCTCAGCCAGCAAGGATCAACAAAAATTCTAAAAACAAATAGCGGCCGGTTGGCTTATTCTCCCTCTACCGGAGAAAGTCAGGGCGAGATCGCTTATAACACCGTCTCTACACCCAGGGGCGGACAATATGAGATCATCCTGCCCGATGGCAGTCATGTATGGCTCAATGCAGCTTCTTCGCTGCGTTTCCCCGCCGCCTTCAGCGGTAAAGAACGAACAGTAGAACTTACTGGCGAAGCCTATTTCGAAGTAGCCAAAAATCCCAGCCAACCTTTTAAGGTATTTCTTCCCCCCCTTCAGGGCCCCCCAGGGGGGGCCGTTGAAGTACTCGGCACCCATTTCAACATCAACGCCTATCACGATGAAGCCAATATAAAAACAACCTTATTGGAAGGAAGCGTGAAGATCGAAGCTGGAGGTCAGACCTCAGACTTCAGACCTCAGACTTCAACTATCCTGAAACCCGGTCAACAGGCACAAATAAGTGATAATTCGTCCTCCATTCGTGTAATTCCTGATATAGATACCGAAGAAGCCATTGCCTGGAAAAACGGCAAATTCCAATTCAACCAGGCCGATATCAGGACCGTCATGCGGCAGATCGCCCGCTGGTATGATGTGGAAGTAGTGTACGAAGGAACAGTGTCTGCCGAAAAATTTGAAGGAGAGATACCACGCAACAGCACCCTGGCGGAAGTATTCAAAATACTCGAGATCAGCGCTGTTCATTTTAAGACGGAAGGACGGAAGATCATTGTGATGCCATAA
- a CDS encoding RNA polymerase sigma-70 factor, giving the protein MLRNDQDEAFVEIYNRYWDKLLAIGYNHARNKEVAEEIVQDVFMSLWKRRHETDIDRLEAYLATAVKFTVFKTLARENRRKALLAGQPLEIPASPDEAVIEAKFLKEYLDGVVAGLPEKCRLVFTYSREHQLSTKEIADTLQLSHKTVESHLTKALKTIRYYLGNYRFFNFFLQCTAACYIFLKKI; this is encoded by the coding sequence ATGTTGCGTAATGATCAGGATGAGGCTTTTGTCGAAATCTATAATCGTTATTGGGACAAGCTATTAGCTATTGGTTATAACCACGCCCGCAACAAAGAAGTAGCTGAAGAGATCGTACAGGATGTATTCATGAGCCTGTGGAAACGCCGGCACGAAACAGACATTGACCGGCTGGAAGCCTACCTCGCCACCGCTGTAAAATTTACCGTCTTCAAAACCCTGGCCCGGGAAAACAGGCGCAAAGCCCTGCTCGCAGGTCAGCCCCTGGAAATACCCGCCTCCCCCGATGAAGCGGTCATTGAAGCCAAATTCCTGAAAGAATACCTCGATGGGGTAGTAGCCGGATTACCCGAAAAATGCCGCCTCGTATTCACCTACAGCCGGGAACATCAGCTCTCTACAAAAGAAATAGCCGATACCCTGCAGCTATCCCATAAAACAGTGGAATCCCACCTCACCAAAGCCCTCAAAACCATCCGGTATTACCTGGGCAACTACCGCTTTTTCAATTTCTTCCTTCAATGTACGGCGGCCTGCTATATTTTCTTAAAAAAAATATAA
- a CDS encoding DUF6036 family nucleotidyltransferase, translating into MKNDPFRQEEFKRRLKVDYFGKAIYVVSPEDLLISKLIWIQDFQSAVQIEDIKSLLVVDSLNWEYISSWIKQLKLRTFDLINK; encoded by the coding sequence TTGAAAAATGATCCATTCAGGCAAGAGGAATTTAAACGTCGGTTAAAAGTCGATTATTTCGGAAAAGCTATTTATGTCGTATCGCCGGAAGACCTTTTAATATCGAAGCTGATCTGGATACAAGACTTTCAATCTGCTGTACAAATAGAAGATATTAAAAGCCTGCTTGTCGTCGATAGCCTGAACTGGGAGTATATCTCAAGTTGGATTAAACAATTGAAATTACGTACCTTCGATCTGATAAACAAATGA
- a CDS encoding DUF6119 family protein, translating to MIKTNKLTVYLVKEGYEDPVRIVKHPADPVVIGEVGRFYSVDSRVRPPAWMTKFFGDRLTGLALFMANAKGVFVTSIEYEGRRVHFALTFGTGRHMLNTEAIEENFGLKVTLNSVDEKSIKSIEKSTIGGNGKVSKEQLSKSSEAKDFGIDIEQDLVRAITGKSKILGFGKTITGDDPFSLSARINVDNLSDALTLCYRQYLSEDYKEHFDWIDQIQHIKNPVLIGELEDVLIQQFNESEFTKLWMAAPDLVNWNDLEGFYYLPGQEEPLDDLYIEMFRDQVGEVAGISDIKGFTVLAQSASGENQVGSWNAYKCLYGEVTHNEREYVLNNGNWYEINNDFVEKVNRYYDNIPVSEIGLPDYDHDDEGAYNTAVAEADDSLLLMDQDPVMHGGGSNKIEFCDLYSKGRKIVHVKHAAASSVLSHLFMQAMNSGEYFSMDKDFRRKLNDKLQDEWKLARTATINERSYEIVIAIISKRGDDRPHIPFFSKVGLKNTVKRLNGFHYRVSIKRIHSLRD from the coding sequence ATGATTAAGACTAATAAGCTCACAGTGTACCTCGTTAAAGAGGGTTACGAGGACCCCGTCAGGATTGTGAAGCATCCTGCAGACCCAGTTGTAATTGGAGAAGTCGGTCGTTTTTATTCGGTAGATTCCAGAGTTCGCCCGCCTGCATGGATGACCAAATTTTTTGGTGACCGATTAACTGGGTTAGCACTTTTTATGGCTAACGCAAAAGGTGTTTTTGTTACCAGTATTGAATATGAGGGACGGCGGGTACATTTTGCGCTGACGTTTGGAACAGGTCGTCACATGCTCAATACAGAAGCTATTGAGGAAAATTTTGGATTGAAAGTAACATTGAATTCTGTTGATGAAAAAAGTATTAAGAGCATCGAAAAGAGTACTATTGGCGGAAACGGTAAAGTCAGTAAAGAACAGCTAAGCAAAAGTAGCGAAGCTAAAGACTTCGGCATTGATATCGAACAAGATTTAGTTAGAGCAATAACCGGTAAATCTAAAATACTTGGTTTTGGTAAGACAATTACTGGTGACGATCCATTCTCTTTATCTGCGAGGATTAATGTTGACAACCTATCCGACGCATTAACTTTGTGTTACCGACAATATTTGAGTGAAGATTATAAGGAGCATTTTGACTGGATCGATCAAATTCAACATATCAAAAATCCGGTCTTAATAGGTGAGCTGGAGGACGTTTTGATTCAACAGTTTAATGAATCGGAATTTACTAAACTATGGATGGCTGCTCCTGACCTTGTAAACTGGAATGATCTTGAGGGATTTTATTATTTACCTGGTCAGGAAGAACCGTTGGATGATTTGTACATTGAAATGTTCAGAGACCAAGTAGGAGAGGTGGCTGGAATTTCGGATATAAAGGGGTTCACAGTTTTAGCTCAGTCCGCGTCCGGGGAAAATCAGGTTGGATCATGGAACGCATATAAGTGTCTTTACGGAGAAGTAACTCATAACGAAAGAGAGTATGTTCTTAACAATGGAAACTGGTATGAAATAAACAATGATTTTGTGGAAAAGGTTAACAGGTATTACGACAATATACCGGTGTCGGAAATTGGCTTGCCAGATTACGATCATGATGATGAAGGAGCATACAATACTGCTGTTGCGGAAGCGGATGATAGCCTGTTGCTTATGGATCAAGATCCCGTTATGCATGGTGGGGGAAGTAACAAGATTGAGTTTTGCGATTTGTACTCTAAAGGTAGGAAGATAGTACACGTAAAACATGCTGCAGCTTCTTCTGTCCTCAGCCATTTGTTTATGCAGGCCATGAACTCTGGTGAATACTTTTCAATGGACAAGGATTTCAGAAGAAAATTAAACGATAAGCTTCAAGATGAATGGAAGCTAGCCAGGACAGCCACAATAAATGAGCGGAGTTATGAAATTGTAATCGCAATAATAAGCAAAAGGGGAGACGATAGACCTCATATTCCCTTTTTTAGCAAGGTCGGGTTAAAAAATACAGTAAAAAGATTAAACGGCTTTCACTATAGAGTAAGTATAAAGCGAATTCACTCGTTAAGAGATTGA